One window of the Pseudomonas sihuiensis genome contains the following:
- a CDS encoding alpha-1,4-glucan--maltose-1-phosphate maltosyltransferase produces the protein MPSPQYADQTVTHAIAQPRLAIEALQPIIEGGRFASKCLCGREFPVTAVIFSDGHEQLAADLLWRASGEATWQRAPMQALGNDRWSATLCIDQQGRGEFAIEAWLDVYASFRQELVKKLGASVPVELELQEGAQLVRCIAAQAPEELRGELAALIERMEASQSQAEREAVLIDPSVNELMRRAEYRPHLLRTPNYPLDVERSLAEFASWYELFPRSLGDEQRHGNFADVHARIPEIARMGFDVLYFPPIHPIGRAHRKGPNNSLKAGPDDPGSPYAIGSEEGGHDAVHPQLGSLEDFRQLVRVAREHGLEVALDFAVQCSPDHPWLKQHPGWFSWRPDGSIRHAENPPKKYEDIVNVEFYAEAAMPDLWLALRDVVLGWVEQGVTLFRVDNPHTKPMPFWEWLIADVRESHPEVIFLSEAFTRPAMMARLGKLGFSQSYTYFTWRNTKAELQAYFEELNQPPWRDCYRPNFFVNTPDINPYFLQRSGRPGFLIRAALATMGSGLWGMYSGFELCEAEPVPGKEEYFDSEKYQLRPRDYQAPGNINAEIARLNQIRRENPALQTHLGFQAYTAWNDNILYFGKRTADLSNFILVAVSLDPHHAQEAHFELPLWELGLPDDADLQGEDLMNGHRWTWHGKVQWMRIEPWHLPFGIWRIQTAR, from the coding sequence ATGCCGTCCCCGCAATATGCCGACCAGACCGTCACCCATGCCATCGCCCAGCCTCGGCTCGCCATCGAAGCGCTACAGCCGATCATTGAAGGTGGCCGCTTCGCCAGCAAATGCCTGTGTGGTCGGGAGTTTCCGGTCACGGCGGTGATCTTCAGCGATGGCCACGAGCAACTGGCCGCCGACCTGCTGTGGCGTGCCAGTGGCGAGGCCACCTGGCAGCGCGCGCCGATGCAGGCGCTGGGCAATGATCGCTGGAGCGCCACACTGTGCATCGATCAGCAGGGCCGCGGCGAATTCGCCATCGAGGCCTGGCTGGACGTTTACGCCAGCTTCCGCCAGGAACTGGTGAAGAAGCTCGGCGCCAGCGTGCCGGTGGAACTCGAACTGCAGGAGGGCGCGCAGCTGGTTCGGTGCATCGCCGCGCAGGCCCCGGAAGAATTGCGCGGCGAGCTGGCGGCGCTGATCGAACGCATGGAGGCCTCACAATCGCAGGCCGAGCGCGAAGCGGTGCTGATCGATCCCTCCGTCAATGAACTGATGCGCCGCGCCGAATATCGTCCGCACTTGCTGCGCACGCCGAACTACCCGCTGGATGTCGAGCGCAGCCTGGCCGAATTCGCCAGCTGGTATGAGCTGTTTCCCCGCTCGCTGGGCGACGAGCAGCGCCACGGCAACTTCGCCGACGTGCACGCACGCATCCCCGAGATCGCCCGAATGGGCTTCGACGTGCTGTATTTCCCGCCGATTCATCCCATCGGCCGGGCGCACCGCAAGGGGCCGAACAACAGCCTCAAGGCCGGCCCGGACGACCCTGGCAGCCCCTATGCCATCGGCAGCGAGGAGGGCGGCCACGACGCCGTGCACCCGCAGCTCGGCAGCCTCGAGGACTTTCGCCAACTGGTGCGTGTGGCGCGTGAGCACGGCCTGGAAGTGGCGCTGGATTTTGCCGTGCAGTGCTCGCCCGATCACCCCTGGCTCAAGCAGCACCCCGGCTGGTTCAGTTGGCGCCCGGACGGCAGCATTCGCCATGCCGAGAACCCGCCGAAGAAGTACGAGGACATCGTCAACGTCGAGTTCTACGCCGAAGCGGCAATGCCGGATCTGTGGCTGGCGTTGCGCGATGTGGTGCTGGGCTGGGTGGAGCAAGGCGTGACACTGTTTCGCGTCGATAACCCACACACCAAGCCGATGCCGTTCTGGGAATGGCTGATCGCCGATGTACGTGAAAGCCACCCCGAGGTGATCTTCCTCTCCGAGGCCTTCACCCGCCCGGCCATGATGGCGCGCCTGGGCAAGCTCGGCTTCAGCCAGAGCTACACCTACTTCACCTGGCGCAACACCAAGGCCGAGCTGCAGGCCTACTTCGAGGAGCTTAACCAGCCGCCCTGGCGCGATTGCTACCGGCCGAACTTCTTCGTCAACACCCCGGATATCAACCCCTATTTCCTGCAGCGCAGCGGCAGGCCCGGCTTTCTCATTCGCGCCGCGCTGGCGACCATGGGTTCCGGGCTGTGGGGCATGTATTCGGGCTTCGAGCTGTGCGAGGCCGAGCCGGTGCCAGGCAAGGAGGAGTACTTCGATTCGGAGAAGTACCAGCTGCGCCCGCGCGACTACCAGGCGCCGGGCAACATCAACGCCGAGATCGCCCGGCTCAACCAGATCCGCCGCGAGAACCCGGCGCTGCAGACCCATCTGGGCTTTCAGGCCTACACCGCGTGGAACGACAACATCCTCTACTTCGGCAAGCGCACGGCCGATCTGAGCAACTTCATCCTGGTCGCCGTCAGCCTCGATCCGCATCACGCCCAGGAAGCGCACTTCGAGCTGCCGCTGTGGGAGCTGGGCCTGCCTGACGATGCCGACCTGCAGGGTGAAGACCTGATGAATGGCCACCGCTGGACCTGGCACGGCAAGGTGCAGTGGATGCGCATCGAACCCTGGCACCTGCCTTTCGGCATCTGGCGAATCCAGACCGCCCGCTGA
- a CDS encoding MgtC/SapB family protein translates to MDVLERILTTLAQEFSDLGQVEHITRATLRLILAMFLGGLLGYEREVMGKAAGMRTHMLVCLGAAIFVMALEQDGAEADAMSRVIQGIAAGVGFLGAGTILKGQNISDVKGLTTAAGLWASAAIGVAVGLGREATAVLSTVIVLVVLHLMPLLVDPGARTKPDDQADEKPSDRQ, encoded by the coding sequence ATGGACGTACTCGAACGAATTCTCACGACCCTGGCGCAGGAGTTTTCCGACCTTGGCCAGGTGGAGCACATCACCCGCGCCACGTTGCGCCTGATTCTGGCCATGTTCCTCGGCGGCCTGCTCGGCTACGAGCGCGAAGTCATGGGCAAGGCCGCCGGCATGCGCACGCATATGCTGGTGTGCCTCGGCGCGGCGATCTTCGTCATGGCGCTGGAGCAGGACGGCGCCGAAGCCGACGCCATGAGCCGGGTGATCCAGGGCATCGCCGCCGGTGTCGGTTTTCTCGGCGCCGGCACCATCCTCAAAGGCCAGAACATATCCGACGTCAAAGGCCTGACCACTGCAGCCGGTCTCTGGGCCTCGGCCGCCATCGGCGTGGCGGTCGGGCTCGGGCGCGAGGCCACCGCCGTACTGTCCACGGTGATCGTGCTGGTGGTGCTGCACCTCATGCCGCTGCTGGTCGATCCGGGCGCCAGGACCAAGCCGGACGACCAGGCCGATGAGAAGCCGAGCGACAGGCAATAG
- a CDS encoding Rho termination factor N-terminal domain-containing protein codes for MPRGSKDKYTAKQKRKAEHIEDSYKARGVPEDEAEARAWATVNKQSGGGDKFGGSGQKTSAANKEAARKSSARRAAATRESTPRPGQRLEAMNKTELMELARKRDIAGRSRMRKEELLQALRKASA; via the coding sequence ATGCCCCGTGGCAGCAAAGACAAATACACCGCCAAGCAGAAGCGCAAGGCCGAGCACATCGAAGATAGCTACAAGGCCCGCGGTGTACCTGAGGACGAGGCCGAAGCGCGTGCCTGGGCCACGGTCAACAAGCAGTCCGGCGGTGGCGACAAGTTTGGCGGTTCCGGGCAGAAGACCAGCGCGGCCAACAAGGAGGCTGCACGCAAGTCCTCGGCACGGCGTGCAGCCGCTACCCGTGAAAGCACACCCCGCCCCGGTCAGCGCCTGGAAGCGATGAACAAGACCGAGCTGATGGAGCTGGCGCGCAAGCGGGATATCGCCGGGCGCTCGCGCATGCGCAAGGAGGAACTGCTGCAGGCGCTGCGCAAGGCCAGTGCCTGA
- a CDS encoding YgaP family membrane protein — protein sequence MSLTHNVHRLERAVSLATGATAIVAGLCQGGTSGVLKALGGAALLQRGISGHCVVKGMISDPKSELECLRECVADLRAALPKLQKEMERVKGRQENRLDHAVEETFPASDPISP from the coding sequence ATGTCACTGACCCATAACGTTCATCGTCTGGAACGTGCCGTATCACTCGCCACCGGCGCCACCGCCATCGTCGCCGGGCTTTGCCAGGGCGGCACCTCAGGTGTGCTCAAGGCCCTTGGTGGCGCCGCGCTGCTGCAGCGCGGGATCAGCGGACACTGCGTGGTCAAGGGAATGATCAGCGACCCCAAGAGCGAACTCGAATGCTTGCGAGAATGCGTGGCCGATCTGCGCGCGGCATTACCGAAACTGCAAAAGGAGATGGAACGGGTGAAAGGGCGCCAGGAAAACCGGCTGGATCATGCGGTGGAGGAAACCTTTCCTGCCAGCGACCCGATTTCGCCTTGA
- a CDS encoding carboxylate-amine ligase, translating into MAASTFGIEEEYFLTDLASRCVAQRGVEAFAISSRRALGQRVTREMFAAQFEVVTPVLNSLDEARDCLGQARTTMADLASELGCGILAAGTHPLGQWRSVQATNMARYRAIFDDYRIVASRSVLAGLHVHVGVPEGVDRIRLMNRLTPWLPLLLGLSASSPFWDGRPCGLMSYRQAVCDEWPRMGIPDHFRDDAEYQRYLKVMTDTDCIGSAVNLWWNIRPSLRFPTLELRIADACPRLDDALCIAGLFRAMLGHALDAPHHDWFDDPLTRILTLENRWRAKRRGLRGLFIEPRSQSTLPFAAWLDEVLACIGEQIAPDERWIMTHARKLARIGGSAEMQLATYRRARSGGADHRAALFDVVDRLMQQTALQDIRQIA; encoded by the coding sequence ATGGCAGCGAGCACGTTCGGCATCGAGGAAGAGTACTTTCTGACTGACCTGGCCAGCCGCTGCGTGGCGCAGCGTGGGGTCGAGGCCTTTGCCATATCCAGTCGTCGCGCGCTGGGCCAGCGGGTGACGCGAGAGATGTTCGCCGCACAGTTCGAAGTGGTCACGCCGGTGTTGAACAGTCTCGACGAGGCGCGCGACTGTCTTGGCCAGGCGCGTACGACCATGGCCGACCTGGCCAGCGAGTTGGGCTGCGGCATCCTCGCTGCCGGCACCCATCCGCTGGGGCAGTGGCGTAGCGTGCAGGCGACCAACATGGCGCGCTACCGGGCGATTTTCGATGACTACCGGATCGTTGCCAGCCGCAGCGTGCTGGCCGGCCTGCATGTGCATGTCGGTGTGCCCGAGGGCGTCGATCGCATTCGCCTGATGAACCGGCTGACGCCCTGGCTGCCGTTATTGCTGGGTCTGAGCGCGTCCTCGCCGTTCTGGGATGGGCGGCCCTGCGGTTTGATGAGCTACCGCCAGGCGGTCTGCGATGAGTGGCCGCGCATGGGCATCCCCGATCACTTTCGCGATGACGCCGAGTACCAGCGCTACCTGAAGGTAATGACCGATACCGACTGCATCGGCTCGGCCGTCAATCTGTGGTGGAACATCCGCCCGTCACTGCGCTTCCCTACCCTGGAGCTGCGCATCGCCGATGCCTGCCCGCGTCTGGACGATGCCCTGTGCATCGCCGGGCTGTTTCGCGCCATGCTCGGCCATGCCCTGGACGCGCCTCACCATGATTGGTTCGATGATCCGCTGACCCGCATCCTTACCCTGGAAAACCGCTGGCGCGCCAAGCGCCGCGGCCTGCGTGGGCTGTTCATCGAACCACGTAGTCAGAGCACCTTGCCATTCGCCGCCTGGCTGGACGAAGTGCTGGCCTGCATCGGCGAGCAGATTGCACCTGACGAACGCTGGATCATGACCCACGCACGCAAGCTGGCGCGGATCGGCGGCAGCGCCGAGATGCAGCTCGCCACCTACCGCCGTGCCCGCAGTGGCGGCGCCGATCATCGCGCAGCCCTGTTCGATGTGGTCGACAGGCTGATGCAGCAGACCGCCCTGCAGGACATTCGGCAAATAGCCTGA
- a CDS encoding iron-containing redox enzyme family protein: protein MSIASFIDSPGAQRISFAPLSGPFQSLYQQLLAEPEPGHPQAREFLLECLQEVAELPCELPQSPYELVAWSQHQHQRVTADYADYLAGRRAGEGRRYFPRKADALHFVRAVAPTKLVDGAWLYGVLPHWRDYRVYPLVRTYLEELGDGVAAQNHVLLYQRLLASQGCEDALELDDELYRQGAIQLALGLLADEFLPEVIGYNLGYEQLPLHLLISAFELNELDIDPYYFQLHVTIDNGSSGHAAKAVQSVLTNLPRVGDAQAFYQRVLRGYMLNELGVGSTAVIDSFDLQQQLLQMFEQKRAVASQVHSDYCRIEGRTVNQWLGSSGSVANFLQALQNSGWIRRDTDPACSRFWRLIQGPGAAMFGVFSPYERQLLHDWIAGSWQPEAPAKPFRPRRKPQAALALAGSAQHGELDRERRELIQELQGMDAYRRESRLIGLQAPAQHWSSAGLAATRTFAALIQ from the coding sequence ATGTCGATTGCCAGTTTCATCGACAGCCCCGGCGCCCAGCGCATTTCGTTCGCGCCCCTTTCAGGGCCTTTTCAGAGTCTTTATCAGCAACTGCTGGCTGAGCCCGAACCGGGCCACCCGCAGGCACGTGAGTTTCTGCTGGAGTGCTTGCAGGAGGTGGCGGAGCTACCCTGCGAACTGCCGCAAAGCCCCTATGAACTGGTGGCCTGGTCGCAACATCAGCACCAGCGTGTGACAGCGGACTACGCCGACTATCTCGCGGGACGACGCGCAGGTGAAGGCCGGCGTTATTTCCCGCGCAAGGCCGATGCCCTGCACTTTGTGCGCGCCGTGGCACCGACGAAGCTGGTCGACGGCGCCTGGCTGTACGGTGTTCTGCCCCACTGGCGCGACTATCGCGTGTATCCGCTGGTGCGCACCTACCTGGAAGAGCTTGGCGACGGAGTCGCGGCGCAGAATCACGTGTTGCTCTACCAGCGCCTGCTGGCCAGCCAAGGCTGTGAGGATGCCCTCGAACTGGATGATGAGTTGTATCGCCAGGGCGCCATCCAGCTGGCGCTGGGCCTGCTGGCCGACGAGTTCCTGCCCGAAGTGATCGGCTACAACCTCGGCTATGAACAATTGCCGCTGCACCTGCTGATCAGTGCCTTCGAGCTGAACGAGCTGGACATCGACCCCTACTACTTCCAACTGCACGTGACCATCGATAACGGCTCCAGCGGTCACGCCGCCAAGGCCGTTCAGAGTGTGCTGACCAATCTGCCGCGTGTCGGCGACGCCCAGGCGTTCTACCAGCGCGTGCTGCGCGGCTACATGCTCAATGAGCTGGGTGTGGGCTCGACGGCCGTGATCGACAGCTTCGATCTGCAGCAGCAGTTGCTGCAGATGTTCGAGCAAAAGCGCGCGGTCGCCAGCCAGGTGCATTCCGACTACTGCCGTATCGAAGGACGCACGGTCAATCAATGGCTGGGCAGCTCCGGCAGCGTGGCGAACTTTCTCCAAGCACTGCAGAACAGCGGTTGGATACGGCGCGACACGGACCCGGCCTGCAGCCGCTTCTGGCGCCTGATCCAGGGGCCAGGAGCCGCCATGTTCGGTGTGTTCAGCCCCTATGAGCGCCAGCTGCTGCATGACTGGATTGCCGGTAGCTGGCAGCCGGAGGCGCCGGCGAAACCCTTCCGTCCGCGGCGCAAGCCTCAGGCCGCACTCGCGCTGGCGGGCAGCGCGCAGCATGGCGAGCTGGACCGCGAGCGCCGCGAGTTGATCCAGGAGCTGCAAGGCATGGACGCCTATCGCCGCGAATCTCGCCTGATCGGCCTGCAGGCGCCAGCGCAGCATTGGTCCAGCGCCGGCCTGGCAGCCACCCGTACTTTCGCGGCGCTGATCCAGTAG